The nucleotide window GTTAAAAACCAGGCAAAACCGATGGCAACCACAAACAAGAACAGATATTTTGCACCGAAGATAAAAATCAAATCAGTAATATTATGCATGCTCTTCTAAAAATTTCTTCAAATCAAGCGGCAATTCTAAACGTAAAGAAAGTGACTTCTGCGTTACCGGATGTAAAAATTCAAGCTCTTGCGCGTGTAGACAAAGGCGCTTAAAACGTAAATTAAAATCCTTACGAAAAGCAAATTTATCCTCTCCTACCAAAGGATGCGCAATATTCTTAAAGTGAATGCGGATCTGATTAGTCCTTCCGGTAGCAGGCACCACCTCAACCACACTATAATTACTTTTCTCCTGCATAACCTTATATTTTGTCAGCGCACTTTTGCCTTCAATAGCAGAACTTATACTACCTTGCGGATGTGATAATTTCCCATGCACAAAAGCGATGTATTTCTTGCTCACCTTCCTATCCCTAAAAGCATCTGCCATTTTCTGCTCAATTGTTTTGGTTTTGGCATAAATCACTAGCCCCGAAGTCTCCCGGTCAAGACGATGACAGGGATAAAGATTAACCCCTAATTTTCTTTCCTGCGCGTCCTGGTTTAAAATACTT belongs to Candidatus Omnitrophota bacterium and includes:
- a CDS encoding RluA family pseudouridine synthase; this encodes MNIPIVFEDDWLLVVDKPAGLLSVPTPKNESRTLTSILNQDAQERKLGVNLYPCHRLDRETSGLVIYAKTKTIEQKMADAFRDRKVSKKYIAFVHGKLSHPQGSISSAIEGKSALTKYKVMQEKSNYSVVEVVPATGRTNQIRIHFKNIAHPLVGEDKFAFRKDFNLRFKRLCLHAQELEFLHPVTQKSLSLRLELPLDLKKFLEEHA